CCTATAAAATGGTCACGGCCCTGGCGGCCTTGCGTGCCGGCGTGACCACACCGGATGAATTGATCGACTGTAAAGGACGCATTACTCTCGGCACACGCGATTTCCGCTGCTGGAAAAAAACCGGCCATGGCCCAACCAACCTGAACAAAGCTTTGCGCGAAAGTTGCGACGTCTGGTTTTACGAGATTTCCCTGCGTCTGGGTATCGAGAAAATGTCGACCATGGCGCGAGAACTGGGGCTGGGACGCAGTTTTGATCTCCCGCTGGATAATGAAAAGGCAGGGCTGATTCCCGACAAAATCTGGAAGCGCAACCGTTACGGAGCCTCATGGTATAAGGGGGAAACAGTCATTGCCGCCATCGGCCAGGGCTATGTTCTGGCTACACCACTGCAACTGGCGGTGATGACAGCCACCATTGCCAACGGCGGCACCCTGTACCAGCCGCAGCTGGTGCGGCGAATTACTGACTACAGTGGCCGAACGCTCAAAGAAAATGAACCGGTTGTCTTGCATCGGGCCGACATTGATGACAAGACACTTCAGCCGGTCAAAAAAGGGATGGAGGAGGTGGTCAACCACCCCCGCGGTACGGGTAAATCCAGTTGGCTGGCCGACGTCACAATCGCGGCGAAGACAGGTACCGCCCAAGTGGTTAAAATTCAGGAAGACCCGGAGAGCGGCGAAAAGCAGAGCCCGGAAGAGATCGCCTACCGGCTGCGTGACCACGCCCTGTTTGTCGCCTATGCCCCGGCAGAAGATCCCCAGATCGCCATTGCCGTCATTGTTGAACACGGCCAGCACGGTGGCAGTGCCGCCGGTCCGATTGCCCGCAAAATATTTGAACATTACTTCAAGATCTCGCCGGGTCCGCAACAACAGAGCGCAAACGAAGAAGAGTAACGGAGACGAACCATGTTTGACCGCCGACTGGTTTCAAATATTGATTGGATTCTGTTGGGCCTGGTGCTGGCTGCGGCGGCAATCGGCATCATGAATCTGTACAGCTCCACCTCAACCTGGAACATGAACGGCACGCCGATCTACCTCAAGCAGGTGTACTGGCTGGGACTCGGCCTGATCATCGCCTTTGGCGTTGCCCTGTTTGACTACCGCCATCTGGAATACCTGGGCATTTACGGTTACATCGGTTGCGTTTCGCTGCTGGCCGGCGTGTTGCTATTCGGCAAAACCAGCATGGGAGCGACCCGGTGGATCGACCTGGGCCTGTTCAATCTGCAACCGAGTGAGATCACCAAGCTGGTCCTGATCATCGCTTTGGCCGCTTATTTCAGTCGCAATGAACAACCGGATGGTTATTCGCTGCGCGAGCTGTGGGCGCCCGGCTTACTGCTCGGCACCCCGGTGCTGTTGATCATGAAGCAACCGGACCTCGGTACCGCCATGCTGCTGGTGTTCATCGGCGTCACCATGGCGTTGTTCTCCGGCATTCGCCGTTCGGCTTTGGTTGTTCTCGGTGTCGGCGGCATGCTGTCGATGGTCGGTGGCTGGTTTTTGCTCCACGGCTACCAGAAGGATCGCATCCGCACGTTTCTCAACCCGGAACGAGATCCCCTCGGCACCGGTTACCATATTATTCAGTCGAAAATCGCCGTCGGCAGCGGAGGATTCTGGGGCAAAGGGTTTATGCAGGGCACCCAGTCGCAGCTGTCGTTTCTGCCGGAGCGCCACACCGATTTCGCTTTTTCGGTGTTTGCCGAAGAGTGGGGATTGATCGGCTCGCTGTTGCTGCTGGCGCTGTATCTGATGATCGTACTGTGGGGCATCCTCATCGCCCGTAAAGCCGGTTCCGGCTTTGGCATGTATCTGGCCATCGGCGTCACGGCCATGATCTTCTGGCACATTGTTGTCAACCTGGGCATGGTGATCGGACTGCTACCGGTAGTTGGTGTCCCCCTGCCTCTGTTCTCTTACGGCGGCACCAGCATGGTGACAACAATGATCGGCACCGGCCTGCTCCTCAATATCAGCATGCGGCGCTTTATGTTTTAGCATGGCCGAATCAAACGGTCCCACCCTTCTTAGCTTGATCTAAAGATTAACTTGAAATAATATTGCGACATCTATTTTCCTCTCTCTGCCTGCAAGGTCGGTTGATGTCGCGTTCATTTCGCCAGCGGGGAAGCTGGCCCCTGCTTTTAAGCTACAGCCTTGGCCTGATGTTGGCTGATGACGGACTGCTCCTGCCGCCAGCGTTCCTGATTCTCCCCGCGCTGTTATGGAGCATGGTACCATTTCAACGCCGTGGCAAAACCCTTTTACTGATGAGCGGTACGGCCCTGGCGATGCTGTTTCTCGGTCAACTGCTTTACCATCAGGCATGGCCTGCGTTACAACATCCCCTACCGTCCGGCAAGCAACAGATCACGGCAACGATCATACGCCTGGAAGCCCAACCGCAACGCTGGCGCATGGACCTCACGGTAGAAAAACCGGACGCCCTGAGGGGACAGACCGTTCGCATCCACCTGCTCGACAATGATTGTCCGGTGCTTCCCGGCGACACGATGCGCTGGACGGGAAAGCTGCGTCGCCCACGGCGATTCGGCACGCCGGGTGAATTTGATTATCCACGCTATCTGGCCAACTTGGGGATTGTCGCCTCCGGCTATATCACGTCAGCCGACCAGCTCGAGATCCTTCATGCAAGGAAGGCTTCCTCACCGCTGGTGACCGTGGAACGCTGGCGCAGCCAACTGGGCCAAGCCATTGCCGCAGCCGTCAGACACCAGCGAAGCGCGCATCTCATCAGCCTGGTACTGGGCGAGAAAAGTCGCCTGACTACAGACCAACGCCAGAACCTGGCTCGCTTCGGCCTCTCCCACCTCTTCGCCATTTCCGGTTTGCACCTGGGTTTGCTGGCCGCGATCCTCTATCTGCTGGGGCAAAAGCTCTATCGCCGCAGCACCCGCGCCCTGCTGTGGTGCCCGCTGCAACAGGCGGTTCCGGTGCTGATCCTGCCGCCGTTGCTGTTTTATCTGTTGCTCAGTGGTGGTGCCTTGCCAACGTGGCGGGCCGGACTGCTCATTGCTCTGGCGGCGTGGCTGAGCCTACGCCATCGCCATGTACGGCCGGACGACCTGCTGTGTTCCATTGCCTTATTGATCCTGCTTGTCAAACCGCTGGCGCTGTTCGGCGCCTCTTTCCAATTATCTTTCGCCGGTGTCGCCGGGCTGATTCTGGTTCTGCCGACATGGCGACATTGGCAACACCATCGCTGGCAGCGCTGGCTGGCCATGCCGCCCTTAGTTACCCTGACAGCGACCCTGGCCACCCTGCCGGTGGCGCTATGGCACTTTCACATCCTGGCTCCGGCGGCGCTGATCAACAATCTGTACGCTGTCCCCATCATCGGTATGGTTGTCCTGCCCCTGACATTGCTGGCAACCGGCCTTTTAGCCATCGGACTGCCGGGAGCAATTCCGCTGTTCCACGTTGCCGCCCACCTGCTCGACGGCGTTCTATCGGCAGCGGGCACCATCAGCCAGGGTCTTCTGGGCGCCCAACGCCTTTACCTGACCGCCGCTCACCACCTGATACTGGCCGGCGTGTCAATCACGCTACTGGCCCTGCTGGCCAGACAACGTCGTCCGGCTCTCACCGCATTGCTGACCACAGTGCTCAGCAGCGTCATCATGATCGTCACCAGCGCGCCCTCTTCAACACTACAACTCAGTACCCTCAGTGTCGGTCAGGGCGACTGCCTGCTTTTACAGCGCGCCAACGGGCAGACCTACCTCATTGACGGCGGCGGTCTCTACAGTCAAACCTTTGATGTCGGCGAACGGCTGGTGGCACCGGCCCTCGGTCGCCTCGGCATTGACCGGATTGACAGCGTGATTCTCACCCATGACGACCTGGACCACCGCAAAGGGCTCATTCACATCCTGACGCATTTTCCGGTCAACGCCTTCTGGTGCTCAACAGCGCCGCAACACCTTCACGACAGCCTGCAACAGGTGTTGCGCAGACGCCGAATTCCCATCCGGGTTTTTGCGCCGGGCTGGACCGACATCGACCACACCACCGAACAGCACCTGAGTCTCTTTGTCGCCCCGCAGGCCAACAATAAAAACGATCAGTCGCTGGTACTCTATGCCCGCGATCATCGCCAGGGGATTTTACTCTGCGGCGACCTGGAACAACAGGGTGTCGAACAGCTCCTGGATGATCCCCCACCCGGTCCGGTTGACGTGATCAAACTCCCCCACCACGGCAGTCGCAACAGTGCCCCCGAAGCACTGCTGCACCGCCTGCAACCGCGCTGGGCCATCGCGACCGTTGGCTATCGCAACTGCTATCATTTCCCCCACCGCGCGGTCATCGACACCCTCAACAGCATGCCGGCATCATTGATCCGTACGGATCGTGACGGTTCGGTACGTCTGATCCAATCCGGCAACAGCTGGCACCGT
This region of uncultured Desulfuromonas sp. genomic DNA includes:
- a CDS encoding DNA internalization-related competence protein ComEC/Rec2, with the translated sequence MSRSFRQRGSWPLLLSYSLGLMLADDGLLLPPAFLILPALLWSMVPFQRRGKTLLLMSGTALAMLFLGQLLYHQAWPALQHPLPSGKQQITATIIRLEAQPQRWRMDLTVEKPDALRGQTVRIHLLDNDCPVLPGDTMRWTGKLRRPRRFGTPGEFDYPRYLANLGIVASGYITSADQLEILHARKASSPLVTVERWRSQLGQAIAAAVRHQRSAHLISLVLGEKSRLTTDQRQNLARFGLSHLFAISGLHLGLLAAILYLLGQKLYRRSTRALLWCPLQQAVPVLILPPLLFYLLLSGGALPTWRAGLLIALAAWLSLRHRHVRPDDLLCSIALLILLVKPLALFGASFQLSFAGVAGLILVLPTWRHWQHHRWQRWLAMPPLVTLTATLATLPVALWHFHILAPAALINNLYAVPIIGMVVLPLTLLATGLLAIGLPGAIPLFHVAAHLLDGVLSAAGTISQGLLGAQRLYLTAAHHLILAGVSITLLALLARQRRPALTALLTTVLSSVIMIVTSAPSSTLQLSTLSVGQGDCLLLQRANGQTYLIDGGGLYSQTFDVGERLVAPALGRLGIDRIDSVILTHDDLDHRKGLIHILTHFPVNAFWCSTAPQHLHDSLQQVLRRRRIPIRVFAPGWTDIDHTTEQHLSLFVAPQANNKNDQSLVLYARDHRQGILLCGDLEQQGVEQLLDDPPPGPVDVIKLPHHGSRNSAPEALLHRLQPRWAIATVGYRNCYHFPHRAVIDTLNSMPASLIRTDRDGSVRLIQSGNSWHRQNLTAPLAWP
- the rodA gene encoding rod shape-determining protein RodA produces the protein MFDRRLVSNIDWILLGLVLAAAAIGIMNLYSSTSTWNMNGTPIYLKQVYWLGLGLIIAFGVALFDYRHLEYLGIYGYIGCVSLLAGVLLFGKTSMGATRWIDLGLFNLQPSEITKLVLIIALAAYFSRNEQPDGYSLRELWAPGLLLGTPVLLIMKQPDLGTAMLLVFIGVTMALFSGIRRSALVVLGVGGMLSMVGGWFLLHGYQKDRIRTFLNPERDPLGTGYHIIQSKIAVGSGGFWGKGFMQGTQSQLSFLPERHTDFAFSVFAEEWGLIGSLLLLALYLMIVLWGILIARKAGSGFGMYLAIGVTAMIFWHIVVNLGMVIGLLPVVGVPLPLFSYGGTSMVTTMIGTGLLLNISMRRFMF